The Meriones unguiculatus strain TT.TT164.6M chromosome 1, Bangor_MerUng_6.1, whole genome shotgun sequence genome has a segment encoding these proteins:
- the Rbm14 gene encoding RNA-binding protein 14 isoform X3, translating to MVKLFIGNLPREATEQEIRSLFEQYGKVLECDIIKNYGFVHIEDKTAAEDAIRNLHHYKLHGVNINVEASKNKSKASTKLHVGNISPTCTNQELRAKFEEYGPVIECDIVKDYAFVHMERAEDAVEAIRGLDNTEFQGKRMHVQLSTSRLRTAPGMGDQSGCYRCGKEGHWSKECPIDRSGRVADLTEQYNEQYGAVRTPYTMSYGDSLYYNNAYGALDAYYKRCRAARSYEAVAAAAASAYNNYAEQTLSQLPQVQNTAMASHLTSTSLDPYNRHLLPPSAAAAAAAAACTAASTSYYGRDRSPLRRATGPVPTVGEGYRYGHDSELSQASAAARNSLYDMARYEREQYADRARYSAF from the exons ATGGTGAAGCTGTTCATTGGCAATCTGCCCCGGGAGGCCACAGAGCAGGAGATCCGCTCACTCTTCGAGCAGTACGGGAAGGTGCTGGAATGTGACATCATTAAGAACTATGGCTTTGTGCACATAGAGGACAAGACGGCCGCTGAGGATGCCATACGCAACCTGCACCACTACAAGCTGCACGGAGTGAACATCAATGTGGAAGCCAGCAAGAATAAGAGCAAAGCTTCAACCAAGTTACATGTGGGCAACATCAGTCCCACTTGTACCAACCAAGAGCTTCGGGCCAAGTTTGAGGAGTATGGCCCAGTCATCGAATGTGACATCGTGAAAGATTATGCCTTTGTACACATGGAGCGGGCAGAGGATGCAGTGGAGGCCATCAGGGGCCTTGACAACACAGAGTTTCAAG GCAAACGAATGCACGTGCAGTTGTCCACCAGCCGGCTTAGGACCGCGCCCGGGATGGGAGACCAGAGCGGCTGCTATCGGTGCGGGAAAGAGGGGCACTGGTCCAAAGAGTGTCCAATAGATCGTTCGGGCCGCGTGGCAGACTTGACCGAGCAGTATAATGAGCAATATGGAGCAGTGCGTACGCCTTACACCATGAGTTATGGGGATTCATTGTATTACAACAACGCGTACGGAGCGCTCGATGCCTACTACAAGCGCTGCCGTGCTGCCCGGTCCTATGAGGCAGTGGCAGCTGCAGCTGCCTCTGCATATAATAACTATGCAGAGCAGACTTTGTCCCAGCTGCCACAAGTCCAGAACACAGCCATGGCCAGTCACCTCACCTCCACCTCTCTCGATCCCTACAATAGACATCTGTTGCCGCcttcagcagcagctgctgctgcggCTGCTGCTTGTACTGCAGCTTCTACTTCATATTACGGGCGGGATCGGAGCCCCCTGCGTCGCGCTACAGGCCCAGTCCCCACTGTTGGAGAGGGCTACCGTTACGGGCATGACAGTGAGTTGTCCCAAGCTTCAGCAGCTGCTCGGAATTCCCTGTACGACATGGCCCGGTATGAGCGGGAGCAGTATGCGGATCGGGCGCGGTACTCAGCCTTTTAA
- the Rbm14 gene encoding RNA-binding protein 14 isoform X4, translated as MVKLFIGNLPREATEQEIRSLFEQYGKVLECDIIKNYGFVHIEDKTAAEDAIRNLHHYKLHGVNINVEASKNKSKASTKLHVGNISPTCTNQELRAKFEEYGPVIECDIVKDYAFVHMERAEDAVEAIRGLDNTEFQGGMCVG; from the exons ATGGTGAAGCTGTTCATTGGCAATCTGCCCCGGGAGGCCACAGAGCAGGAGATCCGCTCACTCTTCGAGCAGTACGGGAAGGTGCTGGAATGTGACATCATTAAGAACTATGGCTTTGTGCACATAGAGGACAAGACGGCCGCTGAGGATGCCATACGCAACCTGCACCACTACAAGCTGCACGGAGTGAACATCAATGTGGAAGCCAGCAAGAATAAGAGCAAAGCTTCAACCAAGTTACATGTGGGCAACATCAGTCCCACTTGTACCAACCAAGAGCTTCGGGCCAAGTTTGAGGAGTATGGCCCAGTCATCGAATGTGACATCGTGAAAGATTATGCCTTTGTACACATGGAGCGGGCAGAGGATGCAGTGGAGGCCATCAGGGGCCTTGACAACACAGAGTTTCAAG GTGGGATGTGTGTGGGCTGA